The genomic stretch CAGGTTGAATCCCACCACGGCCGCGACAATGAACAGGCCCGGAGCCACGGTGAGGTGCGGAGAGACGATAAAGTAGGGCTGTCCCTCGGCGATCATGGTTCCCCACGACGGCGCGGGCGGCGGTACGCCGACCCCGAGGTAGCTCAGACCGGCGTCGAGCAGCACCGTGTTCGCCGTGGCCAGGGATCCGAGTACGATGATCAGGGGAAGGACGTTGGGCAACAGGTGCCGGAGCATGATGCGGACATCCGAACAGCCGATGGCGCGGGATGATGTGACGAACTCCCGGGTCTTCAGGATCAGTACCTGGCTTCGTATGGTCCGGGCGATCCAGGTCCAGCTGACGAGCCCAATGACCAGGAATACGCTGACCAGTCCGCGTTTCAGCGTGAAATCCAGTACGTGCCAGTCCAGGGACTCGAAGCGGATCTGGATCACGCGTCCGTCCATCAGTCCGGCGAAGGCGATGGCCAGAAGCAGCCCGGGAATGGCCAGCATGACGTCGGTCCCGCGCATGAGCAGGGTGTTCACCCAGCCGCCGTGGTATCCCGCGAGCATGCCCACGGTCACCCCGACGCAGACGGCGATGAGCATGGCCACGATGCCGACAAGCAAGGAGATGCGGGTACCGTG from Gemmatimonadota bacterium encodes the following:
- a CDS encoding ABC transporter permease; this translates as MTVISPSAAGFESEETGPASLPFLRRMLKHRMVCAGGGLVLFLAALALAAPVLTGLGYLQDPMLQLADGLDADGLPIPPGERFLLGTDQLGRDVLARLVHGTRISLLVGIVAMLIAVCVGVTVGMLAGYHGGWVNTLLMRGTDVMLAIPGLLLAIAFAGLMDGRVIQIRFESLDWHVLDFTLKRGLVSVFLVIGLVSWTWIARTIRSQVLILKTREFVTSSRAIGCSDVRIMLRHLLPNVLPLIIVLGSLATANTVLLDAGLSYLGVGVPPPAPSWGTMIAEGQPYFIVSPHLTVAPGLFIVAAVVGFNLLGQGLQEVLDPYVKEGQGR